In Raphanus sativus cultivar WK10039 chromosome 5, ASM80110v3, whole genome shotgun sequence, the following proteins share a genomic window:
- the LOC108862703 gene encoding transcription factor ABORTED MICROSPORES, with protein MQNLLEKLRPLVGARAWDYCVLWRLNEDQRFLKWIGCCCGGTLLIEENETEEFSFGGCRDVMFHHLRTKSCEFLAHLPSSIPLDSGIYAETLLTNQTGWLTESSEPGFMQETICTRVLVPVAGGLVELFATRHVAEDQNVVDFVMGHCNMLLDETVTIKMMLADEVESKPYGMLPGEIHQKCSSKDEEMIMNLPSPYDISADQIRLNFLPQMNDYESQHLKMKSGYDHHQNLGPYLPENGNNMNPFNTVGEEGVGEPSLLVKDQQVANDKEMNHENATGSECSDQIDDEDDPKCKKKTGKHTQAKNLHAERRRRKKLNDRLYALRSLVPRITKLDRASILGDAINYVKELQNEAKELQDELEENSETEDGSNRQQGGMSLNKTVLTGFHQGLSCNSNLPEMKQDVDLENCNDKGQEMEPQVDVAQLDGREFFVKVICEYKPGGFTRLMEALDSLGLEVTNANTTRFLSLVSNVFKVEKNDSEMVPAEHVRNSLLEITRNTSRGWHDDQMATGSMQNEKNEVDYQHYDDHHHHGGHHQLHDHQMNQSAHHHHQHINHYQNQ; from the exons ATGCAAAACTTGTTGGAGAAATTAAGGCCTCTTGTGGGTGCAAGAGCTTGGGACTACTGTGTTCTCTGGAGACTAAACGAGGACCAAAG GTTCCTGAAGTGGATAGGATGTTGTTGTGGTGGGACACTACTCATAGAGGAAAATGAAACTGAAGAATTTAGCTTCGGAGGTTGTAGAGATGTTATGTTCCATCATCTTCGAACCAAATCTTGTGAATTTCTTGCCCATCTTCCTTCCTCCATCCCTCTAGATTCCGG GATATATGCGGAGACTCTTCTGACTAACCAGACCGGTTGGTTAACTGAGAGCTCGGAACCAGGTTTTATGCAG GAAACAATCTGTACGAGGGTTTTGGTTCCTGTAGCGGGAGGATTAGTGGAGCTCTTTGCAACCAGACAT GTCGCTGAAGATCAGAACGTGGTGGACTTTGTAATGGGGCACTGCAACATGTTGTTGGATGAAACCGTAACGATAAAAATGATGTTAGCGGATGAGGTCGAGTCCAAGCCGTATGGAATGTTACCTGGTGAGATCCATCAAAAGTGTTCATCAAAGGATGAAGAGATGATCATGAATCTCCCGTCACCATACGATATCTCAGCTGATCAAATCCGGCTCAACTTCTTGCCTCAGATGAATGATTACGAGTCACAACACTTGAAGATGAAGAGTGGTTATGATCACCATCAAAACTTGGGGCCGTATCTCCCGGAGAATGGTAACAACATGAACCCATTTAACACGGTGGGAGAAGAGGGGGTAGGCGAGCCTAGCTTGCTTGTGAAGGACCAGCAAGTCGCTAACGATAAGGAAATGAATCATGAGAACGCAACTGGTTCAGAATGTAGCGACCAgattgatgatgaagatgatccGAAGTGTAAGAAAAAGACAGGAAAACATACTCAAGCTAAGAACCTGCATGCtgagagaaggaggagaaagaAGCTAAACGATAGGCTTTACGCTCTCAGGTCGCTTGTTCCCAGGATAactaag TTGGATAGGGCATCAATTCTAGGCGATGCTATCAACTACGTTAAGGAGTTGCAGAATGAGGCAAAGGAGCTTCAAGACGAGCTTGAAGAGAATTCAGAGACTGAGGATGGATCTAATAGGCAGCAAGGAGGGATGAGTCTGAACAAGACAGTGCTCACTGGGTTTCACCAGGGGCTTTCGTGTAACTCGAATCTTCCTGAGATGAAACAAGATGTTGATCTTGAGAACTGCAATGATAAAGGACAAGAAATGGAG CCGCAAGTGGACGTGGCTCAGCTAGATGGAAGAGAGTTTTTCGTAAAGGTGATTTGTGAATACAAACCAGGAGGCTTCACAAGGCTAATGGAGGCACTTGACTCTCTGGGACTAGAGGTCACAAATGCTAACACGACTCGTTTCCTCAGTCTTGTCTCCAATGTCTTTAAAGTCGAG AAAAACGATAGCGAGATGGTGCCAGCTGAACATGTGAGGAACTCGTTGCTGGAAATAACTCGGAACACATCTAGAGGATGGCATGATGATCAGATGGCAACTGGTTCCATGCAAAACGAAAAGAACGAAGTTGACTATCAACACTATGATGATCACCACCATCACGGCGGTCATCATCAACTACATGATCATCAGATGAACCAGAGCGCTCACCATCACCACCAACACATCAACCATTACCAAAACCAATAA
- the LOC108862223 gene encoding transportin-1 isoform X1: MAATTSVWQPREDGLAEICALLEQQISPSSAVDKSQIWKQLQHFSQFPDFNNYLVFILVRAQGKSIEIRQAAGLLLKNNLKVGYSSMAGENQKYIKSELLPCLGAVDRHIRTTVGTIISEIVNIDGVSGWLELLPALVTCLDSNDLNHMDGAMDALSKICEDIPHVLDSEVPGLAESPINIFLPRLYQFFQSPHASLRKLALGCVNQYVTIMPAALYNSMDKYLQGLFVLANDPVAEVRKLVCAAFVNLTEVLPSSIEPHIRNVMEYMLQVNKDPDEEVALEACEFWSAYCDAQLPPDNLKELLPRLIPVLLSNMAYADDDESLLDAEEDESQPDRDQDLKPRFHTSRLHGSEDFDDDDDDSFNVWNLRKCSAAAIDVLSNVFGDEILPALMPLIQAKISTSGDETWKEREAAVLTLGAIAEGCFNGLYPHLSEIVAFLLPLLDDKFPLIRSISCWTLSRFGKYLIQETGNPKGYEQFEKVLMGLLRRLLDSNKRVQEAACSAFATVEEDAAEELVPHLGVILQHLMCAFGKYQRRNLRIVYDAIGTLADSVREELNKPAYLEILMPPLVAKWQQLSNSDKDLFPLLECFTSISQALGVGFAPFAQPVFQRCMDIIQLQQLAKVDPASAGAQYDREFIVCSLDLLSGLTEGLGSGIESLISQSNLRDLLLKCCMDEAPDVRQSAFALMGDLARVFPAYLQPRLLEFLEIASQQLSANLIRENLSVANNACWAIGELAVKVRQEVSPIVANVVSSLGLILQHREAVNKSLVENSAITLGRLAWIRPDLVAPHMEHFMKPWCSALSMVRDDIEKEEAFRGLCAVVKVNPSGGVSSLVFICKAIASWHEIRSEDVNNEVSQVLNGYKHMLGNSWGECWSVLEPPVKERLSRYQV, translated from the exons ATGGCGGCGACGACGTCGGTCTGGCAGCCCCGAGAAGATGGCCTCGCTGAGATCTGCGCTCTTCTCGAACAACAGATTTCTCCTTCCTCCGCCGTTGACAAGTCTCAGATTTGGAAGCAACTTCAGCACTTCTCCCAGTTTCCCGATTTCAACAACTATCTCGTCTTCATCCTCGTCCGCGCTCAG GGCAAGTCTATAGAGATACGACAAGCTGCTGGATTGCTGctgaaaaacaatttgaaagTTGGATATTCATCCATGGCTGGAGAGAACCAAAAGTACATCAAGTCGGAGCTGCTGCCTTGTCTGGGAGCAGTGGACAGGCATATCCGGACAACAGTTGGAACTATCATCAGCGAAATTGTTAATATCGACGGTGTTTCTGGATGGCTTGAGCTTTTGCCAGCTCTCGTAACTTGTTTAGACAGCAACGATCTAAATCATATGGATGGTGCGATGGATGCTTTGTCAAAG ATTTGTGAGGATATACCACATGTGTTGGATTCAGAAGTGCCTGGTTTAGCAGAAAGCCCTATCAACATTTTCTTACCTAGGCTATATCAG TTTTTCCAGTCGCCCCATGCTTCACTGAGGAAGCTTGCCCTGGGCTGTGTGAACCAGTATGTCACAATAATGCCTGCT GCTTTGTACAATTCCATGGATAAGTACCTTCAGGGGTTGTTTGTCCTCGCCAATGATCCTGTAGCAGAAGTCAGAAAACTA GTCTGCGCAGCATTTGTGAATCTCACGGAAGTCCTCCCCTCGTCTATAGAG ccACATATCAGGAATGTAATGGAGTACATGCTACAAGTCAACAAAGACCCTGACGAAGAAGTGGCTCTTGAAGCATGTGAATTTTG GTCTGCCTACTGTGATGCTCAGCTTCCGCCAGACAACTTAAAGGAGTTACTACCACGCCTAATTCCA GTGTTGCTCTCGAACATGGCATACGCAGATGACGACGAGTCTCTTTTGGATGCGGAg GAAGatgagtctcaaccagacagGGATCAG GATTTAAAACCTCGATTTCATACATCAAGGCTTCATGGATCAGAGGATTTTGATGACGAT GATGATGACTCATTTAACGTCTGGAATTTAAGAAAGTGCAGTGCAGCAGCTATTGACGTTCTCTCTAATGTATTTGGAGATGAAATCCTTCCAGCACTCATGCCCCTTAttcag GCAAAAATATCAACTTCTGGTGATGAGACCTGGAAGGAAAGAGAAGCTGCTGTTTTGACCCTTGGGGCTATTGCTGAAGGCTGCTTTAATGGTCTTTACCCTCACTTGTCTGAG ATTGTAGcatttcttcttcctcttttagATGACAAGTTCCCTCTCATACGAAGCATATCTTGCTGGACGCTTTCTCGATTTGGCAAGTATCTTATCCAG gAAACTGGCAATCCGAAGGGTTATGAACAGTTTGAGAAAGTTCTTATGGGTCTTCTCCGCAGACTCTTGGATTCGAACAAGCGGGTCCAGGAGGCCGCCTGTTCAGCTTTTGCAACTGTTGAAGAGGATGCCGCTGAAGAGTTAGTGCCACACCTCGGAGTAATACTGCAGCATCTAATGTGCGCTTTTGGAAAGTATCAG AGGCGGAACTTGAGAATTGTTTATGATGCTATTGGAACGCTGGCAGATTCGGTTAGAGAAGAGTTGAATAAG CCGGCTTATCTTGAAATTCTGATGCCTCCACTGGTCGCAAAGTGGCAACAACTCTCAAATTCAGACAAAGATCTATTTCCATTACTAGAATGCTTCACGTCTATTTCTCAG GCTTTGGGCGTTGGGTTCGCTCCATTTGCTCAGCCTGTGTTCCAGAGATGCATGGATATCATCCAGCTACAACAACTGGCTAAG gTTGATCCTGCTTCTGCTGGGGCTCAGTACGACCGAGAATTCATTGTTTGCTCACTTGATTTACTTTCTGGACTTACTGAAGGGCTTGGCAGTGGGATAGAGTCTCTG attTCACAAAGTAATCTAAGAGATCTGCTTCTCAAGTGTTGCATGGATGAAGCTCCTGATGTCAGACAAAGTGCTTTTGCCCTCATGGGTGATCTTGCAAGA GTATTCCCGGCCTACCTACAACCTCGTCTGCTTGAGTTCCTTGAAATTGCAAGCCAGCAACTG AGTGCAAACCTCATTAGAGAAAACCTTTCTGTCGCAAATAATGCTTGTTGGGCCATTGGAGAATTAGCGGTCAAG GTTCGTCAAGAAGTCTCACCAATTGTGGCCAACGTTGTCTCTTCCCTAGGCCTGATTCTTCAGCATAGAGAG GCTGTTAATAAGTCACTAGTTGAGAACAGTGCAATTACTTTGGGGAGACTAGCATGGATTCGTCCAGACCTCGTTGCACCGCACATGGAGCACTTCATGAAGCCATGGTGCTCGGCATTGTCAAT ggtaCGTGATGACATTGAGAAAGAAGAGGCATTTAGAGGGTTATGTGCAGTg GTTAAAGTGAATCCATCAGGAGGTGTCAGCTCACTTGTTTTCATATGCAAAGCCATTGCAAGCTGGCAT GAAATAAGAAGCGAGGACGTCAATAACGAAGTCTCCCAAGTTCTGAACGGCTATAAACAC ATGCTGGGAAACTCATGGGGGGAATGTTGGTCGGTCTTGGAACCTCCTGTAAAAGAAAGGCTTTCGAGATATCAAGTGTAA
- the LOC108862223 gene encoding transportin-1 isoform X2 yields the protein MEYMLQVNKDPDEEVALEACEFWSAYCDAQLPPDNLKELLPRLIPVLLSNMAYADDDESLLDAEEDESQPDRDQDLKPRFHTSRLHGSEDFDDDDDDSFNVWNLRKCSAAAIDVLSNVFGDEILPALMPLIQAKISTSGDETWKEREAAVLTLGAIAEGCFNGLYPHLSEIVAFLLPLLDDKFPLIRSISCWTLSRFGKYLIQETGNPKGYEQFEKVLMGLLRRLLDSNKRVQEAACSAFATVEEDAAEELVPHLGVILQHLMCAFGKYQRRNLRIVYDAIGTLADSVREELNKPAYLEILMPPLVAKWQQLSNSDKDLFPLLECFTSISQALGVGFAPFAQPVFQRCMDIIQLQQLAKVDPASAGAQYDREFIVCSLDLLSGLTEGLGSGIESLISQSNLRDLLLKCCMDEAPDVRQSAFALMGDLARVFPAYLQPRLLEFLEIASQQLSANLIRENLSVANNACWAIGELAVKVRQEVSPIVANVVSSLGLILQHREAVNKSLVENSAITLGRLAWIRPDLVAPHMEHFMKPWCSALSMVRDDIEKEEAFRGLCAVVKVNPSGGVSSLVFICKAIASWHEIRSEDVNNEVSQVLNGYKHMLGNSWGECWSVLEPPVKERLSRYQV from the exons ATGGAGTACATGCTACAAGTCAACAAAGACCCTGACGAAGAAGTGGCTCTTGAAGCATGTGAATTTTG GTCTGCCTACTGTGATGCTCAGCTTCCGCCAGACAACTTAAAGGAGTTACTACCACGCCTAATTCCA GTGTTGCTCTCGAACATGGCATACGCAGATGACGACGAGTCTCTTTTGGATGCGGAg GAAGatgagtctcaaccagacagGGATCAG GATTTAAAACCTCGATTTCATACATCAAGGCTTCATGGATCAGAGGATTTTGATGACGAT GATGATGACTCATTTAACGTCTGGAATTTAAGAAAGTGCAGTGCAGCAGCTATTGACGTTCTCTCTAATGTATTTGGAGATGAAATCCTTCCAGCACTCATGCCCCTTAttcag GCAAAAATATCAACTTCTGGTGATGAGACCTGGAAGGAAAGAGAAGCTGCTGTTTTGACCCTTGGGGCTATTGCTGAAGGCTGCTTTAATGGTCTTTACCCTCACTTGTCTGAG ATTGTAGcatttcttcttcctcttttagATGACAAGTTCCCTCTCATACGAAGCATATCTTGCTGGACGCTTTCTCGATTTGGCAAGTATCTTATCCAG gAAACTGGCAATCCGAAGGGTTATGAACAGTTTGAGAAAGTTCTTATGGGTCTTCTCCGCAGACTCTTGGATTCGAACAAGCGGGTCCAGGAGGCCGCCTGTTCAGCTTTTGCAACTGTTGAAGAGGATGCCGCTGAAGAGTTAGTGCCACACCTCGGAGTAATACTGCAGCATCTAATGTGCGCTTTTGGAAAGTATCAG AGGCGGAACTTGAGAATTGTTTATGATGCTATTGGAACGCTGGCAGATTCGGTTAGAGAAGAGTTGAATAAG CCGGCTTATCTTGAAATTCTGATGCCTCCACTGGTCGCAAAGTGGCAACAACTCTCAAATTCAGACAAAGATCTATTTCCATTACTAGAATGCTTCACGTCTATTTCTCAG GCTTTGGGCGTTGGGTTCGCTCCATTTGCTCAGCCTGTGTTCCAGAGATGCATGGATATCATCCAGCTACAACAACTGGCTAAG gTTGATCCTGCTTCTGCTGGGGCTCAGTACGACCGAGAATTCATTGTTTGCTCACTTGATTTACTTTCTGGACTTACTGAAGGGCTTGGCAGTGGGATAGAGTCTCTG attTCACAAAGTAATCTAAGAGATCTGCTTCTCAAGTGTTGCATGGATGAAGCTCCTGATGTCAGACAAAGTGCTTTTGCCCTCATGGGTGATCTTGCAAGA GTATTCCCGGCCTACCTACAACCTCGTCTGCTTGAGTTCCTTGAAATTGCAAGCCAGCAACTG AGTGCAAACCTCATTAGAGAAAACCTTTCTGTCGCAAATAATGCTTGTTGGGCCATTGGAGAATTAGCGGTCAAG GTTCGTCAAGAAGTCTCACCAATTGTGGCCAACGTTGTCTCTTCCCTAGGCCTGATTCTTCAGCATAGAGAG GCTGTTAATAAGTCACTAGTTGAGAACAGTGCAATTACTTTGGGGAGACTAGCATGGATTCGTCCAGACCTCGTTGCACCGCACATGGAGCACTTCATGAAGCCATGGTGCTCGGCATTGTCAAT ggtaCGTGATGACATTGAGAAAGAAGAGGCATTTAGAGGGTTATGTGCAGTg GTTAAAGTGAATCCATCAGGAGGTGTCAGCTCACTTGTTTTCATATGCAAAGCCATTGCAAGCTGGCAT GAAATAAGAAGCGAGGACGTCAATAACGAAGTCTCCCAAGTTCTGAACGGCTATAAACAC ATGCTGGGAAACTCATGGGGGGAATGTTGGTCGGTCTTGGAACCTCCTGTAAAAGAAAGGCTTTCGAGATATCAAGTGTAA
- the LOC108862701 gene encoding probable ubiquitin-conjugating enzyme E2 23, whose amino-acid sequence MEHGKDDPGTTPHGGVDLPLDDSLESEPICDHPTVDDSSSRVVRADDSHPNIYRHDIVRNNKTGGVGVVSEVAGDSDSESDDEDDDDDDDDDDDDDDDDDDDDDEDDDDDEDDDEEGKKANEENVGRGERKADGNYKCGTLEGDQIRVLWMDDTEPVQDVNNVTVVDRGFLHGDYVASASDPTGQVGVVVDVEMSVDLLALDGSVHKDISTKELKRVRDFCVGDYVVHGPWLGRIDDVLDNVTVLFDDGSMCRVLRAEPLQLKPVSQSNLEEDANFPYHPGQRVKATSSSVFKSSRWFSGLWKPSRLEGTVTKVTAGSIFVYWIASAGFGPDSAVSPPEEQSPSNLTLLSSFTHANWQVGDWGLLPSVNQSATIPLHKHVSKLRLYDSQAKCADREQKSGSDLEDVQDEVSEKADPVGVLTLSSNSKEPAHEPWPLHRKKIRKLVIRKDKRVKKKEESFEQALLIVSSRTLVDVAWQDGTVERRREATTLIPIETPGDHEFVPEQYVVEKASDDDENTTEPKRVGVVKSVNAKERTASVKWLKPRLMAEEPREFDKEEIASVYELEVHPDYDYCYGDIVVRLSPVAMVLPASSAGNSVEEETEKDNGVKDTEYRQEAIVHDKEENEVDTDLSELSWVGNITGLMDGDIEVTWADGMVSTVGPQAIYVVGRDDDESVGAESEASDAASWETIDDDKGGAPETHEEDLGRGSFIEESSDAENNGENDSGRNGALSLPLAAVEFVTRMASGIFSRGQKTEDSSSSSLTDENGYKQAELTNSSHERGSFLDNCDSEGTALENSTILGNEAVKRSESEKSEEPVPSESDSCSFRRFDISQDPLDHHYLGSDDQKTKQRQWFKKVDQDWKILQNNLPDGIFVRVYEDRMDLLRAVITGAYGTPYQDGLFFFDFHLPPEYPTVPPSAHYHSGGWRLNPNLYEEGKVCLSLLNTWTGRGNEVWDPKSSSILQVLVSLQGLVLNSKPYFNEAGYDKQIGTAEGEKNSLGYNENAFLLNCKTMMYLMRRPPKDFEELINEHFRKRGYYILKACDAYMRGYLIGSLTKDVSVIDESSSANSNSVGFKLMLAKIAPKLFSALSEIGADCDEFKHLQQQQ is encoded by the exons atggaGCATGGGAAAGATGACCCTGGTACAACACCGCATGGTGGGGTTGATTTGCCACTTGATGATTCATTGGAGAGTGAGCCTATATGTGACCATCCAACTGTGGATGACAGCAGCAGTCGTGTAGTTAGAGCTGATGATTCGCATCCCAACATTTATAGACACGATATTGTCAGGAACAACAAGACAGGTGGTGTTGGGGTTGTGAGCGAAGTTGCTGGTGATTCTGACTCTGAAAGTGATGATgaggacgatgatgatgatgatgatgatgatgatgatgatgatgatgatgatgatgatgatgatgatgaggacgatgatgatgatgaggatgatgatgaggaagGGAAAAAGGCCAATGAGGAAAATGTTGGTCGTGGAGAGAGAAAAGCCGATGGGAACTACAAGTGTGGTACTCTTGAGGGTGATCAGATTCGTGTTCTGTGGATGGATGACACCGAGCCAGTTCAGGATGTCAACAATGTAACCGTTGTAGATCGTGGTTTCTTACATGGAGATTACGTTGCTTCGGCTTCCGACCCGACTGGGCAGGTGGGAGTAGTAGTGGATGTAGAGATGTCGGTTGATTTATTGGCTCTGGATGGTTCTGTCCACAAAGACATCTCAACGAAAGAATTGAAACGCGTCAGGGATTTTTGTGTTGGTGATTATGTGGTTCACGGCCCTTGGCTAGGTAGGATTGATGATGTGTTGGACAATGTGACTGTGTTGTTTGATGATGGATCCATGTGTAGAGTCCTACGTGCGGAACCCCTTCAGCTAAAGCCTGTTTCCCAGAGTAACCTTGAAGAAGATGCGAACTTTCCGTATCACCCAGGCCAGCGTGTCAAAGCAACCTCCTCGTCGGTTTTCAAGAGTTCCCGGTGGTTCTCTGGATTGTGGAAGCCCAGTCGCTTAGAAGGTACTGTGACTAAAGTCACTGCTGGATCTATTTTTGTCTACTGGATTGCCTCAGCTGGCTTTGGGCCAGATTCTGCTGTCTCCCCACCTGAGGAGCAGAGTCCAAGTAACTTGACATTGTTGTCATCTTTCACTCATGCTAACTGGCAAGTGGGTGACTGGGGCCTTCTTCCATCGGTGAATCAGTCTGCTACAATTCCCTTGCACAAGCATGTATCTAAACTTCGACTTTATGATTCTCAAGCCAAATGCGCTGATCGTGAACAGAAAAGTGGGTCCGATTTAGAAGATGTGCAAGATGAAGTAAGCGAAAAAGCTGATCCTGTTGGCGTTCTTACTCTTTCTTCTAATTCTAAGGAGCCTGCTCATGAACCTTGGCCTCTCCATCGTAAGAAGATTCGCAAACTTGTTATCAGAAAGGACAAAAGGGTAAAGAAAAAAGAGGAAAGCTTTGAACAAGCTCTATTGATAGTTAGTAGCAGAACGCTTGTTGATGTAGCCTGGCAGGATGGTACAGTTGAACGTAGACGGGAAGCAACAACACTGATTCCAATTGAGACACCTGGCGATCATGAATTTGTCCCTGAGCAGTATGTGGTGGAGAAGGCTTCGGATGATGATGAAAACACAACTGAACCCAAACGTGTTGGGGTTGTTAAAAGTGTCAACGCAAAAGAACGTACTGCTTCTGTGAAATGGTTGAAGCCACGTCTAATGGCAGAAGAACCTCGTGAGTTTGACAAGGAAGAAATTGCAAGTGTGTATGAACTAGAGGTCCATCCTGATTATGACTACTGTTATGGGGATATTGTAGTTCGACTATCACCTGTTGCCATGGTCTTACCAGCATCTTCTGCTGGAAACTCTGTAGAAGAGGAAACAGAGAAAGACAATGGAGTCAAAGATACAGAATATCGTCAAGAAGCTATAGTCCATGATAAGGAAGAAAACGAAGTTGATACAGACCTTTCAGAGCTCTCATGGGTTGGAAATATTACTGGCCTTATGGATGGTGATATTGAAGTAACGTGGGCTGATGGAATGGTATCAACG GTTGGCCCTCAAGCAATTTATGTTGTTGGACGGGATGATGATGAATCAGTTGGTGCAGAAAGTGAAGCGAGTGATGCTGCTAGCTGGGAAACTATAGACGACGACAAGGGAGGTGCTCCTGAGACGCATGAAGAG GATCTTGGAAGGGGTAGTTTTATTGAGGAAAGCTCTGATGCAGAAAACAATGGTGAGAATGATTCTGGGAGGAATGGTGCCCTATCTCTCCCACTAGCTGCAGTTGAATTCGTGACTAGAATGGCTAGTGGAATCTTTTCACGTGGACAGAAAACTGAAGATTCATCCAGTTCTAGTCTCACAGATGAAAATGGATATAAGCAGGCTGAATTGACAAACTCTTCCCACGAGAGGGGTTCTTTCCTTGATAACTGTGATTCAGAGGGCACAGCTTTAGAAAACTCTACAATTTTAGGAAATGAAGCAGTGAAAAGATCAGAGAGTGAAAAATCTGAAGAGCCAGTACCTTCTGAAAGTGATAGTTGCAGTTTCAGACGCTTTGATATATCACAAGATCCTCTGGACCACCATTATCTTGGCTCAGATGACCAG AAAACCAAGCAAAGACAATGGTTCAAAAAGGTTGATCAAGACTGGAAAATACTTCAGAACAATCTTCCGG ATGGAATCTTTGTTCGAGTTTACGAAGATAGAATGGATCTCTTAAGGGCGGTAATAACTGGGGCTTATGGAACACCATACCAAGATGGTCTCTTCTTTTTTGATTTTCACCTTCCACCTGAGTATCCTACTGTGCCACCG TCGGCACATTACCATTCTGGTGGTTGGAGGTTGAACCCCAATTTGTATGAAGAAGGCAAGGTCTGTCTTAGCCTTCTTAATACGTGGACAGGAAGAGGGAATGAAGTCTGGGATCCCAAATCATCTAGCATCCTTCAAGTTCTTGTTTCACTCCAGGGATTAGTGTTGAACTCAAAACCCTATTTCAATGAAGCGGGTTATGATAAGCAGATAGGAACTGCAGAAGGAGAGAAAAACTCACTTGGGTATAACGAGAATGCTTTTTTGCTAAACTGTAAAACCATGATGTATCTTATGCGGAGACCACCAAAG GATTTCGAAGAACTCATCAATGAGCATTTCAGAAAACGCGGTTATTACATCTTGAAGGCATGTGACGCCTACATGAGAGGATATCTAATAGGTTCTCTCACCAAAGATGTCTCGGTTATCGATGAAAGCAGCAGTGCTAATTCAAATTCAGTTGGTTTTAAGCTTATGTTGGCTAAGATTGCGCCAAAGCTTTTCTCAGCGCTGAGTGAGATAGGCGCTGACTGCGATGAATTCAAGCATCTTCAGCAGCAGCAATAA